The Chryseobacterium glaciei DNA window AAAGGTCTTCATGAATTTGAAGATAAAAGTGAAGCTTTAAACAACGCTAAAGGATATTTTACAGGCGGAGGAAATACATTTTTATTGGTTAAAACTTTACATGAAGAAAATTTGATGTCAGTTTTAAAATCAAACGTAGAAAGCGGAAAAGCGTATTTAGGGTGTAGTGCAGGAAGTAATATTGGCGGACAAAATATGAAAACTACGAACGATATGCCGATCGTTTATCCGCCAAGTTTTGAATGTATGGGATTGGTTCCTTTTAATTTGAATCCACATTATTTAGATCCAAATCCGGATTTGAAGCATAATGGAGAAACCAGAGAAACAAGAATCAAAGAATTTTTAAC harbors:
- the pepE gene encoding dipeptidase PepE, with the protein product MNIILASTSTIFGGEYLEYLREELIQLYKGIDEIIFVPFARPGGISHDDYTAKARSFFETINIKVKGLHEFEDKSEALNNAKGYFTGGGNTFLLVKTLHEENLMSVLKSNVESGKAYLGCSAGSNIGGQNMKTTNDMPIVYPPSFECMGLVPFNLNPHYLDPNPDLKHNGETRETRIKEFLTQNDLKVVGLREGNWIRRIGDKISVEGSELTRIFEKGKEPYEIESGSEL